In Lolium perenne isolate Kyuss_39 unplaced genomic scaffold, Kyuss_2.0 unplaced26, whole genome shotgun sequence, a single genomic region encodes these proteins:
- the LOC139834305 gene encoding B3 domain-containing protein At1g49475-like — protein sequence MPSVRANTKKNMLGSPAKVPDEGLAKKRRGMPAKVGHFHEEAGSDHFLKSIFNPTFGRLMIPKAFVKWFGEIPSNIIITTNTGCNWRMTTRREGNDAFIDQGWTAFAIAHQLMVGQFVTFRKVSSLEYNVVIFDHTCTEVVSRCPYHGDDTRYVVSEHHV from the exons ATGCCTTCCGTGCGAGCAAAT ACTAAGAAGAACATGCTTGGGTCACCTGCTAAGGTTCCCGACGAGGGACTGGCGAAGAAGCGTCGTGGAATGCCGGCTAAGGTCGGACACTTCCACGAGGAGGCAGGGTCGGACCACTTCCTCAAAAGCATCTTCAATCCCACCTTTGGCCGGCTCATGATCCCTAAAGCTTTCGTCAAGTGGTTCGGAGAAATCCCTTCcaacatcatcatcaccaccaacacCGGATGCAACTGGAGGATGACTACGAGGAGAGAAGGCAATGACGCATTCATCGACCAGGGATGGACGGCCTTCGCCATCGCACATCAGCTCATGGTAGGCCAGTTCGTCACCTTTAGGAAGGTGTCCTCCTTGGAGTACAAtgtggtcatcttcgaccacACCTGCACTGAGGTGGTGAGTAGGTGCCCGTACCATGGCGATGACACGAGGTACGTCGTCTCCGAGCATCATGTCTGA
- the LOC127334194 gene encoding WRKY transcription factor WRKY51 — MMTMDLMGRYGRAEEQVAIQEAAAAGLRGMEHLILQLSRTGTTEDGSSSETPGQAQHQPQQQQAVDCREITDMTVSKFKKVISILNHRTGHARFRRGPVVAQSQGPSVSEPAPAPARAASSLASRPVTLDFGGRSAAAGYGMSMSSKDAGYSVSAASSSFLSSVTTGEGSVSNGRGGGSSLMLPPPPSASCGKPPLASAAAGPKRKCHDHAHSENVGGAAGGRCHCSKRRKSRVKRMTRVPAISSKAAEIPADDFSWRKYGQKPIKGSPYPRGYYKCSTVRGCPARKHVERDPSDPAMLIVTYEGDHRHTPADQEPLPELHKL, encoded by the exons ATGATGACCATGGATCTGATGGGGAGGTACGGCCGCGCGGAGGAGCAGGTGGCCATCCAGGAGGCGGCCGCGGCGGGGCTGCGCGGGATGGAGCACCTCATCCTGCAGCTCTCCCGGACAGGCACCACCGAGGACGGCTCGTCCTCGGAGACCCCGGGGCAGGCACAGCATCAGCCGCAGCAGCAGCAGGCGGTGGACTGCCGGGAGATCACCGATATGACGGTGTCCAAGTTCAAGAAGGTCATCTCCATCCTCAACCACCGCACGGGCCACGCGCGCTTccggcgcggccccgtggtggcgCAGTCCCAGGGCCCCTCCGTGTCCGAGCCTGCGCCGGCGCCGGCCAGGGCGGCGTCGTCGCTGGCGTCGAGGCCCGTGACGCTGGACTTCGGCGGCAGGTCGGCGGCGGCCGGGTACGGGATGAGCATGAGCAGCAAGGACGCCGGGTACAGCGTGTCGGCCGCCAGCTCGTCGTTcctgtcgtcggtgacgaccggCGAAGGGAGCGTGTCCAACGGGCGCGGGGGCGGGTCCTCGCTGATGCTCCCGCCGCCGCCCTCGGCCAGCTGCGGGAAGCCGCCGctggcgtccgccgccgccgggcCGAAGCGCAAGTGCCACGACCACGCGCACTCCGAGAACGTCGGTGGCGCCGCCGGTGGACGCTGCCACTGCTCCAAGCGCAG GAAGTCGCGGGTGAAGCGTATGACCCGCGTCCCGGCGATCAGCTCGAAGGCGGCGGAGATCCCGGCGGAcgacttctcgtggcgcaagtacGGGCAGAAGCCCATCAAGGGCTCGCCATACCCACG CGGGTACTACAAGTGCAGCACGGTTCGCGGTTGCCCTGCGCGGAAGCACGTGGAGCGCGACCCCAGCGACCCGGCCATGCTCATCGTGACCTACGAGGGCGACCACCGCCACACCCCCGCCGACCAGGAGCCGCTCCCGGAGCTGCACAAGCTCTGA